Proteins encoded within one genomic window of Corvus moneduloides isolate bCorMon1 chromosome 20, bCorMon1.pri, whole genome shotgun sequence:
- the SYNRG gene encoding synergin gamma isoform X4 — MALRPGPGAGGAGGAGGGAAGAASFMFPVAGGLGPPQGMIPMQQQGFPMVPVMQTNMPGMMGMNYGSQMPPGPMTMQGGMALGPMPAAGMPYMGQASFLGMRPAAPQYTPDMQKQFAEEQQKRFEHQQKFLEEERKRRQFEEQKQKLRLLSSVKPKTGEKSRDDALEAIKGNLDGFSRDAKMHPTPATHPKKPDHPTPSHSAVSVSHSAFLDDEEFSDFMQGPVETPKVVPQSTSQPFHPATEAGQLLSERAVLQPVPPAQAPVLSTLHGTTGQVPYFPTSASPSNTHKTGVGVFPPQDPIQQMMPAWIYNDSLVPELYKKILETTLTPAGIDTAKLYPILMSSGLPRETLGQIWALANRTTPGKLTKEELYSVLAMIAVAQRGIPALSPDVLNQFPAAPVPTLSGFPVPLPGGVSQPPLLPAAPPASVGLGIGPSVLGMSLPGPAPAPAPAPAPAPAGGAAAQPSGAFLPSYPPGQVVKPEDDDFQEFQDASKSGSLDDSFADFQGDAAKAASSQHRSSVPSLLMPLPGNKPLSPADKYAVFKGMAAEKPSESAAAFGDGGDKYSAFRELEQPAESKYLGENLAEFKPTGADDGFTDFKTADSISPLEPPSKDKTFPAPFPPVPAQPKQPTQAKAPLNLSDLELFSSPGENKQPSFPPAFNTSKPGSFPPPPLPSASAQPAPGKTSSLADDFGEFNLFGEFSNGASASGQDDFADFMAFNNSGGFSEQKPDDKYNALKLEAGPGAQAGSSASAVKGGQSSATTATPTKYDIFKQLSLEGSGAGFEEAKDSALSSVKSDDDFADFHSNKFSSSGAEKSLVDKVAAFKQAKEDSASVKSLDLPSIGGSSVGKEDSEDALSVQFDMKLADVGGDLKHVMSDSSLDLPTVSGQHPPAADVDDLKGGPFGSCHSGSAVSSLASYDWSSSDKDDVQQGRKLSCFSQPSGSGSSAATSVLQKKETLFGSSENITMTTVSKVTTFSSEDALQDVSFAAFANFKDSGPVPSAPSDDDIGDFGDFARPPSEAQDAAAADSALGTDFLTGVSSELRREATDDFGEFQSEKPKISKFDFLVATSQGKVKSSEEMIRSELATFDLSVQGSHKRSLSLGDREISRSSPLPALEQPFRDRSNTLSEKPALPVIRDKYKDLTGEVEESERYAYEWQRCLESALQVIKKANDTLNGISSSSVCTEVIQSAQGMEYLLGVVEVYRVTKRVELGIKATAVCSEKLQKLLKDIDKVWNNLISFMSLAALTPDENSLDFSSCMLRPGIKNAQDLACGVCLLNVDSRSKKEEKSVEELPKKAFNSETDNFKLAYGGHQYHASCANFWINCVEPKPPGLILPDLL; from the exons ATGGCGCTGCGGCCCGGGCCCGGCGCGGGGggcgccggcggggcgggcggcggagcggccgGGGCAGCCAG CTTCATGTTTCCTGTCGCAGGTGGTTTAGGTCCCCCTCAAG GGATGATTCCTATGCAACAGCAAGGATTCCCAATGGTTCCTGTCATGCAGACCAATATGCCAGGGATGATGGGAATGAATTATGGCTCTCAGATGCCTCCTGGACCCATGACCATGCAG GGTGGCATGGCCTTAGGGCCGATGCCCGCGGCCGGAATGCCTTACATGGGACAGGCCTCGTTCCTGGGAATGCGCCCGGCCGCCCCGCAGTACACCCCGGACATGCAGAAGCAGtttgcagaggagcagca GAAGAGGTTTGAGCACCAGCAGAAATTCttagaggaggagagaaaacgGCGGCAATTTGAAGAGCAGAAGCAAAAGCTGAGACTCCTGAGCAGTGTGAAGCCGAAG ACAGGtgaaaaaagcagagatgatGCTTTGGAAGCCATTAAAGGGAACTTAGATGGCTTTTCTAGAGATGCTAAAATGCACCCAACACCAGCAACCCATCCAAAAAAGCCAG ATCATCCCACACCATCCCattctgctgtttctgtttcCCATTCTGCTTTTCTCGATGATGAAGAATTTAGTGACTTTATGCAAGGCCCTGTTGAAACCCCCAAAGTGGTGCCTCAAtccacctctcagcctttccatCCTGCCACTGAGGCTGGGCAGCTGCTTTCAGAGAGGGCTGTGCTCCaacctgtccctccagcccaggCTCCAGTGTTATCCACCCTGCATGGTACAACTGGGCAGGTTCCTTATTTTCCTACCTCTGCATCTCCATCCAATACCCATAAAACAG GAGTTGGAGTGttccctccccaggaccccATCCAGCAAATGATGCCTGCCTGGATTTACAACGACAGCTTGGTCCCAG AGTTGTATAAGAAAATCCTAGAAACCACTTTGACTCCTGCTGGAATAGACACAGCCAAACTCTACCCCATCCTGATGTCATCGGGACTGCCCAGGGAGACCCTGGGGCAGATCTGGGCTTTGGCCAACCGCACCACCCCGGGGAAGCTCACCAAGGAGGAGCTCTACTCCGTGCTGGCCATGATAGCAGTGGCTCAG agagGGATCCCCGCCCTGAGCCCCGACGTGCTGAACCAGTTTCCAGCCGCGCCCGTCCCCACCCTCTCCGGGTTCCCGGTGCCGCTGCCCGGCGGGGTGAGCCAGCCCCCGCTGctgcccgccgcccccccggcCTCCGTGGGGCTGGGCATCGGGCCCTCCGTGCTGGGCATGAGCCTCCCCGGCCCTGcaccagccccggccccggccccagccccggctccagcgggaggagctgcagcacagccttccGGAGCGTTCCTGCCCTCCTACCCGCCCGGCCAG GTAGTAAAACCAGAAGATGATGACTTCCAGGAGTTTCAGGATGCCTCAAAGTCTGGCTCCCTGGATGACTCCTTCGCTGACTTCCAGGGGGACGCAGCCAAAGCAGCCAGTTCACAGCACCGGAGCAG TGTTCCTTCTTTACTAATGCCACTCCCAGGTAATAAGCCGCTCTCACCAGCTGATAAATATGCTGTATTTAAAGGAATGGCAGCTGAGAAGCCTTCTGAGAGTGCAGCTGCTTTTGGAG ATGGAGGGGACAAGTACAGCGCTTTCCGGGAATTAGAGCAACCAGCAGAGAGCAAATACTTGG gagAAAACCTTGCAGAGTTCAAGCCCACGGGAGCCGACGATGGTTTCACAGATTTCAAAACCGCTGACAGCATCTCCCCGTTAGAGCCACCCTCAAAAGACAAAACCTTCCCTGCGCCCTTCCCTCCTGTGCCCGCTCAGCCAAAACAGCCAACACAAGCCAAGGCCCCTTTGAATCTGTCAGACTTGGagctcttttcctctcctggagAAAACAAGCAGCCATCCTTCCCACCTGCATTTAACACCTCAAAACCGGGCTCctttccccccccaccccttccgTCAGCCTCTGCCCAGCCAGCGCCCGGCAAAACTTCAAGCTTAGCTGATGACTTTGGAGAGTTCAACCTTTTTGGGGAATTTTCTAACGGCGCATCAGCCAGTGGACAAGATGACTTTGCAGATTTTATGGCTTTCAACAACAGCGGGGGGTTTTCCGAACAAAAACCTGATGACAAATACAATGCACTCAAGCTGGAGGCCGGCCCTGGTGCTCAGgctggctcctctgccagcGCAGTGAAGggtgggcagagctctgccaccACTGCTACGCCCACCAAATACGACATCTTCAAGCAGCTGTCCCTGGAAGGCTCCGGAGCGGGCTTCGAGGAGGCCAAGGACAGCGCGCTCTCCTCGGTGAAGAGCGATGATGACTTTGCTGACTTCCACTCCAACAAATTTTCTTCCAGCGGCGCCGAGAAGTCGCTGGTGGACAAAGTGGCAGCTTTCAAGCAGGCCAAAGAAGACTCTGCTTCGGTGAAATCCCTGGATCTGCCTTCCATCGGCGGCAGCAGCGTGGGCAAGGAGGACTCCGAAGATGCGCTGTCTGTTCAGTTTGACATGAAACTGGCTGATGTGGGAGGAGATCTTAAGCATGTCATGTCTGATAGCTCTTTGGATTTGCCAACAGTTAGTGGCCAGCATCCACCAGCAGCAG ATGTGGATGACTTAAAGGGTGGCCCGTTTGGAAGCTGTCACAGTGGCTCTGCAGTCAGCAGCCTGGCGAGCTACGACTGGTCCAGCTCCGACAAGGACGACgtccagcagggcaggaagctctcctgcttctcccagccctCGGGGAGCGGCTCCTCCGCGGCCACCTCTGTCCTCCAGAAGAAGGAGACCTTGTTTGGCAGCTCAGAAAACATCACCATGACAACAGTTTCCAAAGTGACAACCTTTTCCAGCGAGGATGCTTTGCAGGATGTTTCCTTCGCAGCCTTTGCGAACTTCAAAGACTCCGGGCCGGTCCCCAGCGCTCCGAGCGACGACGACATCGGAGACTTCGGGGATTTCGCCAGACCTCCCTCGGAAGCTCaagatgcagcagcagctgactCAGCCCTGGGCACTGATTTCCTCACTGGAGTCTCCTCTGAGCTGCGGAGAGAGGCGACAGATGACTTTGGAGAGTTCCAAAgtgaaaaaccaaaaatcagcAAGTTTGACTTCTTGGTGGCAACTTCGCAAGGCAAAGTGAAGTCCAGTGAGGAGATGATCAGGAGTGAGCTGGCTACCTTTGACCTGTCTGTGCAAG GGTCTCATAAGAGGAGCCTGAGCCTGGGGGACAGAGAAATCAGTCGCTCCtcacctctgccagctctggagcagccGTTCAGGGACCGGTCGAACACTCTGAGCGAGAAGCCGGCACTGCCCGTGATCAGGGACAAGTACAAGGACCTGACTGGGGAGGTGGAG GAGAGTGAGAGGTACGCCTATGAGTGGCAGAGGTGCCTGGAGAGCGCCCTGCAG GTCATAAAGAAAGCAAACGACACCTTAAATGGAATAAGCAGTTCATCTGTTTGCACTGAAGTTATCCAGTCTGCTCAAGGCATGGAATATTTACTGG GGGTTGTTGAAGTCTACAGAGTAACAAAGAGGGTGGAGCTGGGCATCAAAGCAACTGCTGTTTGCAGTGAGAAGCTCCAGAAGCTGCTGAAGGATATTGATAAAGTGTGGAACAACCTGATCAGCTTCATGTCCCTGGCTGCTTTAACG CCAGATGAAAACTccctggatttctcttcttgtatGCTGCGCCCAGGGATTAAAAATGCCCAGGATCTTGCCTGTGGAGTGTGTCTCCTAAACGTGGATTCCAGAAGCAAA aaagaagagaaatctgTGGAAGAACTTCCCAAAAAA GCCTTTAATTCCGAGACAGACAACTTCAAGCTGGCGTACGGGGGGCACCAGTACCACGCCAGCTGTGCAAACTTCTGGATCAACTGCGTGGAGCCCAAACCTCCTGGTCTCATCCTGCCAGACctgctctga
- the SYNRG gene encoding synergin gamma isoform X2, which translates to MALRPGPGAGGAGGAGGGAAGAASFMFPVAGGLGPPQGMIPMQQQGFPMVPVMQTNMPGMMGMNYGSQMPPGPMTMQGGMALGPMPAAGMPYMGQASFLGMRPAAPQYTPDMQKQFAEEQQKRFEHQQKFLEEERKRRQFEEQKQKLRLLSSVKPKTGEKSRDDALEAIKGNLDGFSRDAKMHPTPATHPKKPDHPTPSHSAVSVSHSAFLDDEEFSDFMQGPVETPKVVPQSTSQPFHPATEAGQLLSERAVLQPVPPAQAPVLSTLHGTTGQVPYFPTSASPSNTHKTGSSLEEKALANGSDESEQEQTKLKTSEVGHKASAASQAHPSLTSSDWDVVGGHESGPTAAAEVHKASEQNRAVEECGVGVFPPQDPIQQMMPAWIYNDSLVPELYKKILETTLTPAGIDTAKLYPILMSSGLPRETLGQIWALANRTTPGKLTKEELYSVLAMIAVAQRGIPALSPDVLNQFPAAPVPTLSGFPVPLPGGVSQPPLLPAAPPASVGLGIGPSVLGMSLPGPAPAPAPAPAPAPAGGAAAQPSGAFLPSYPPGQVVKPEDDDFQEFQDASKSGSLDDSFADFQGDAAKAASSQHRSSVPSLLMPLPGNKPLSPADKYAVFKGMAAEKPSESAAAFGDGGDKYSAFRELEQPAESKYLGENLAEFKPTGADDGFTDFKTADSISPLEPPSKDKTFPAPFPPVPAQPKQPTQAKAPLNLSDLELFSSPGENKQPSFPPAFNTSKPGSFPPPPLPSASAQPAPGKTSSLADDFGEFNLFGEFSNGASASGQDDFADFMAFNNSGGFSEQKPDDKYNALKLEAGPGAQAGSSASAVKGGQSSATTATPTKYDIFKQLSLEGSGAGFEEAKDSALSSVKSDDDFADFHSNKFSSSGAEKSLVDKVAAFKQAKEDSASVKSLDLPSIGGSSVGKEDSEDALSVQFDMKLADVGGDLKHVMSDSSLDLPTVSGQHPPAADVDDLKGGPFGSCHSGSAVSSLASYDWSSSDKDDVQQGRKLSCFSQPSGSGSSAATSVLQKKETLFGSSENITMTTVSKVTTFSSEDALQDVSFAAFANFKDSGPVPSAPSDDDIGDFGDFARPPSEAQDAAAADSALGTDFLTGVSSELRREATDDFGEFQSEKPKISKFDFLVATSQGKVKSSEEMIRSELATFDLSVQGSHKRSLSLGDREISRSSPLPALEQPFRDRSNTLSEKPALPVIRDKYKDLTGEVEESERYAYEWQRCLESALQVIKKANDTLNGISSSSVCTEVIQSAQGMEYLLGVVEVYRVTKRVELGIKATAVCSEKLQKLLKDIDKVWNNLISFMSLAALTPDENSLDFSSCMLRPGIKNAQDLACGVCLLNVDSRSKAFNSETDNFKLAYGGHQYHASCANFWINCVEPKPPGLILPDLL; encoded by the exons ATGGCGCTGCGGCCCGGGCCCGGCGCGGGGggcgccggcggggcgggcggcggagcggccgGGGCAGCCAG CTTCATGTTTCCTGTCGCAGGTGGTTTAGGTCCCCCTCAAG GGATGATTCCTATGCAACAGCAAGGATTCCCAATGGTTCCTGTCATGCAGACCAATATGCCAGGGATGATGGGAATGAATTATGGCTCTCAGATGCCTCCTGGACCCATGACCATGCAG GGTGGCATGGCCTTAGGGCCGATGCCCGCGGCCGGAATGCCTTACATGGGACAGGCCTCGTTCCTGGGAATGCGCCCGGCCGCCCCGCAGTACACCCCGGACATGCAGAAGCAGtttgcagaggagcagca GAAGAGGTTTGAGCACCAGCAGAAATTCttagaggaggagagaaaacgGCGGCAATTTGAAGAGCAGAAGCAAAAGCTGAGACTCCTGAGCAGTGTGAAGCCGAAG ACAGGtgaaaaaagcagagatgatGCTTTGGAAGCCATTAAAGGGAACTTAGATGGCTTTTCTAGAGATGCTAAAATGCACCCAACACCAGCAACCCATCCAAAAAAGCCAG ATCATCCCACACCATCCCattctgctgtttctgtttcCCATTCTGCTTTTCTCGATGATGAAGAATTTAGTGACTTTATGCAAGGCCCTGTTGAAACCCCCAAAGTGGTGCCTCAAtccacctctcagcctttccatCCTGCCACTGAGGCTGGGCAGCTGCTTTCAGAGAGGGCTGTGCTCCaacctgtccctccagcccaggCTCCAGTGTTATCCACCCTGCATGGTACAACTGGGCAGGTTCCTTATTTTCCTACCTCTGCATCTCCATCCAATACCCATAAAACAG GCTCTTCCTTGGAGGAGAAAGCCTTAGCTAATGGCTCAGATGAATCTGAACAAGAGCAAACCAAACTTAAAACATCCGAAGTTGGGCACAAAGCCTCAGCTGCAAGCCAAGCCCATCCCAGTCTCACCAGCAGTGACTGGGATGTTGTAGGTGGACATGAAAGTggtcccactgctgctgcagaggtgcACAAGGCTTcagaacaaaacagagcagTTGAAGAGTGTG GAGTTGGAGTGttccctccccaggaccccATCCAGCAAATGATGCCTGCCTGGATTTACAACGACAGCTTGGTCCCAG AGTTGTATAAGAAAATCCTAGAAACCACTTTGACTCCTGCTGGAATAGACACAGCCAAACTCTACCCCATCCTGATGTCATCGGGACTGCCCAGGGAGACCCTGGGGCAGATCTGGGCTTTGGCCAACCGCACCACCCCGGGGAAGCTCACCAAGGAGGAGCTCTACTCCGTGCTGGCCATGATAGCAGTGGCTCAG agagGGATCCCCGCCCTGAGCCCCGACGTGCTGAACCAGTTTCCAGCCGCGCCCGTCCCCACCCTCTCCGGGTTCCCGGTGCCGCTGCCCGGCGGGGTGAGCCAGCCCCCGCTGctgcccgccgcccccccggcCTCCGTGGGGCTGGGCATCGGGCCCTCCGTGCTGGGCATGAGCCTCCCCGGCCCTGcaccagccccggccccggccccagccccggctccagcgggaggagctgcagcacagccttccGGAGCGTTCCTGCCCTCCTACCCGCCCGGCCAG GTAGTAAAACCAGAAGATGATGACTTCCAGGAGTTTCAGGATGCCTCAAAGTCTGGCTCCCTGGATGACTCCTTCGCTGACTTCCAGGGGGACGCAGCCAAAGCAGCCAGTTCACAGCACCGGAGCAG TGTTCCTTCTTTACTAATGCCACTCCCAGGTAATAAGCCGCTCTCACCAGCTGATAAATATGCTGTATTTAAAGGAATGGCAGCTGAGAAGCCTTCTGAGAGTGCAGCTGCTTTTGGAG ATGGAGGGGACAAGTACAGCGCTTTCCGGGAATTAGAGCAACCAGCAGAGAGCAAATACTTGG gagAAAACCTTGCAGAGTTCAAGCCCACGGGAGCCGACGATGGTTTCACAGATTTCAAAACCGCTGACAGCATCTCCCCGTTAGAGCCACCCTCAAAAGACAAAACCTTCCCTGCGCCCTTCCCTCCTGTGCCCGCTCAGCCAAAACAGCCAACACAAGCCAAGGCCCCTTTGAATCTGTCAGACTTGGagctcttttcctctcctggagAAAACAAGCAGCCATCCTTCCCACCTGCATTTAACACCTCAAAACCGGGCTCctttccccccccaccccttccgTCAGCCTCTGCCCAGCCAGCGCCCGGCAAAACTTCAAGCTTAGCTGATGACTTTGGAGAGTTCAACCTTTTTGGGGAATTTTCTAACGGCGCATCAGCCAGTGGACAAGATGACTTTGCAGATTTTATGGCTTTCAACAACAGCGGGGGGTTTTCCGAACAAAAACCTGATGACAAATACAATGCACTCAAGCTGGAGGCCGGCCCTGGTGCTCAGgctggctcctctgccagcGCAGTGAAGggtgggcagagctctgccaccACTGCTACGCCCACCAAATACGACATCTTCAAGCAGCTGTCCCTGGAAGGCTCCGGAGCGGGCTTCGAGGAGGCCAAGGACAGCGCGCTCTCCTCGGTGAAGAGCGATGATGACTTTGCTGACTTCCACTCCAACAAATTTTCTTCCAGCGGCGCCGAGAAGTCGCTGGTGGACAAAGTGGCAGCTTTCAAGCAGGCCAAAGAAGACTCTGCTTCGGTGAAATCCCTGGATCTGCCTTCCATCGGCGGCAGCAGCGTGGGCAAGGAGGACTCCGAAGATGCGCTGTCTGTTCAGTTTGACATGAAACTGGCTGATGTGGGAGGAGATCTTAAGCATGTCATGTCTGATAGCTCTTTGGATTTGCCAACAGTTAGTGGCCAGCATCCACCAGCAGCAG ATGTGGATGACTTAAAGGGTGGCCCGTTTGGAAGCTGTCACAGTGGCTCTGCAGTCAGCAGCCTGGCGAGCTACGACTGGTCCAGCTCCGACAAGGACGACgtccagcagggcaggaagctctcctgcttctcccagccctCGGGGAGCGGCTCCTCCGCGGCCACCTCTGTCCTCCAGAAGAAGGAGACCTTGTTTGGCAGCTCAGAAAACATCACCATGACAACAGTTTCCAAAGTGACAACCTTTTCCAGCGAGGATGCTTTGCAGGATGTTTCCTTCGCAGCCTTTGCGAACTTCAAAGACTCCGGGCCGGTCCCCAGCGCTCCGAGCGACGACGACATCGGAGACTTCGGGGATTTCGCCAGACCTCCCTCGGAAGCTCaagatgcagcagcagctgactCAGCCCTGGGCACTGATTTCCTCACTGGAGTCTCCTCTGAGCTGCGGAGAGAGGCGACAGATGACTTTGGAGAGTTCCAAAgtgaaaaaccaaaaatcagcAAGTTTGACTTCTTGGTGGCAACTTCGCAAGGCAAAGTGAAGTCCAGTGAGGAGATGATCAGGAGTGAGCTGGCTACCTTTGACCTGTCTGTGCAAG GGTCTCATAAGAGGAGCCTGAGCCTGGGGGACAGAGAAATCAGTCGCTCCtcacctctgccagctctggagcagccGTTCAGGGACCGGTCGAACACTCTGAGCGAGAAGCCGGCACTGCCCGTGATCAGGGACAAGTACAAGGACCTGACTGGGGAGGTGGAG GAGAGTGAGAGGTACGCCTATGAGTGGCAGAGGTGCCTGGAGAGCGCCCTGCAG GTCATAAAGAAAGCAAACGACACCTTAAATGGAATAAGCAGTTCATCTGTTTGCACTGAAGTTATCCAGTCTGCTCAAGGCATGGAATATTTACTGG GGGTTGTTGAAGTCTACAGAGTAACAAAGAGGGTGGAGCTGGGCATCAAAGCAACTGCTGTTTGCAGTGAGAAGCTCCAGAAGCTGCTGAAGGATATTGATAAAGTGTGGAACAACCTGATCAGCTTCATGTCCCTGGCTGCTTTAACG CCAGATGAAAACTccctggatttctcttcttgtatGCTGCGCCCAGGGATTAAAAATGCCCAGGATCTTGCCTGTGGAGTGTGTCTCCTAAACGTGGATTCCAGAAGCAAA GCCTTTAATTCCGAGACAGACAACTTCAAGCTGGCGTACGGGGGGCACCAGTACCACGCCAGCTGTGCAAACTTCTGGATCAACTGCGTGGAGCCCAAACCTCCTGGTCTCATCCTGCCAGACctgctctga